A single region of the Drosophila takahashii strain IR98-3 E-12201 chromosome 2R, DtakHiC1v2, whole genome shotgun sequence genome encodes:
- the fus gene encoding RNA-binding protein fusilli isoform X5, protein MALKRHKHHIGPRYIEVYRASGEDFLAIAGGASNEAQAFLSKGAQVIIRMRGLPYDATAKQVLDFFTTGDTAPCHVLDGSEGVLFVKKPDGRATGDAFVLFAQETDAPKALGRHRESIGQRYIELFRSTTAEVQQVLNRSMDPKNYESGGGHSQPPLIAQLPTMQLPLLPQVGAHSLAHSLGASPANLCPPVPPPALPLPTQHLITSGTTKNCIRLRGLPYEAMVEHILHFLDDFAKHIIYQGVHMVINAQGQPSGEAFIQMDQEESARLCAQRRHNHYMMFGKKYRYIEVFQCSGDDMNMVLNGGLASPVAQPPPQHLHKQQSLLAATTGMFSSAGQSPTSVAAGTAQSPLGGTHTPHTHSHPTHTHAHVQGHAHGLSAHHGLSSSLPGLSAAASASGLASFMTAAAAAGQPSPSAAHSAVTLTPQGYALNPFSLPPPSTASASATPALLAQQQAQFIAQQSLLVRQQAAAAALAAEHQQQAQQQQQQQQQLYASAMLQQHPHLYLQQQQQQQQLAYSAMLQQGQPQFVLMQRPSAAYLPPFPLGYMSAAGAAAASGVGVAPAVAAAGAAAAATSVSGASNSSLSQSMKRSYENAFQQEAAGAAAAASAAKRALNRQSSNVYSYFNSGI, encoded by the exons ATGGCCCTCAAGCGGCACAAGCATCACATCGGACCCCGCTACATCGAGGTGTACCGGGCCTCGGGCGAGGATTTCCTGGCCATCGCCGGCGGAGCCTCCAATGAGGCGCAGGCCTTCCTCTCGAAGGGCGCCCAGGTGATCATCCGGATGCGGGGACTGCCCTACGACGCCACCGCCAAGCAAGTG CTGGACTTCTTCACCACTGGCGACACGGCGCCCTGCCACGTTCTCGACGGGAGCGAGGGCGTTCTGTTCGTCAAGAAGCCCGATGGTCGGGCCACCGGCGACGCCTTTGTGCTCTTCGCCCAGGAGACGGACGCACCGAAGGCGCTGGGCCGGCACCGCGAGTCCATCGGCCAGCGGTACATCGAGCTGTTCCGCTCGACGACGGCCGAGGTGCAGCAGGTGCTCAACCGGTCGATGGACCCCAAGAACTACGAGTCGGGCGGCGGGCACAGCCAGCCGCCGCTGATCGCCCAACTGCCCACGAtgcagctgccgctgctgccgcagGTGGGTGCCCACAGCCTCGCCCACAGCCTCGGAGCCAGCCCCGCTAACCTGTGCCCCCCCGTGCCTCCCcccgctctccctctccccACACAGCACCTCATCACCTCGGGCACCACTAAGAACTGCATCCGGCTGCGCGGACTGCCCTACGAGGCGATGGTCGAGCACATCCTGCACTTTCTCGACGACTTTGCCAAGCACATAATCTACCAGGGCGTGCATATGGTGATTAATGCGCAG GGTCAGCCTAGCGGAGAGGCCTTCATCCAGATGGACCAGGAGGAGTCGGCTCGTCTGTGCGCCCAGCGCAGGCACAACCACTACATGATGTTTGGCAAGAAGTACCGCTACATCGAGGTGTTCCAGTGCTCCGGCGACGACATGAACATGGTCCTCAACGGCGGACTGGCCTCCCCGGTGGCccagccgccgccgcagcaTCTGCACAAGCAGCAATCCCTGTTGGCCGCCACCACGGGTATGTTCAGTTCGGCGGGTCAATCGCCGACGAGCGTTGCGGCCGGTACCGCTCAGTCGCCGCTCggcggcacacacacaccacacacgCATAGTCACCCAACGCACACACATGCGCATGTTCAGGGCCACGCCCATGGCCTGTCCGCCCACCACGGACTGTCGTCCTCGTTGCCGGGCCTCTCGGCAGCCGCTTCCGCTTCCGGTTTGGCCTCCTTCATGAcggccgctgccgccgctggtCAACCTTCGCCCTCAGCCGCTCATTCGGCTGTGACCTTGACGCCCCAGGGTTACGCCCTCAATCCCTTCTCGCTGCCGCCTCCTTCGACGGCCTCGGCCTCCGCCACGCCCGCCTTGTTGGCCCAACAGCAGGCTCAGTTTATCGCTCAGCAGAGTTTGTTGGTAAGACAACaggctgccgccgctgccttGGCCGCTGAGCATCAGCAAcaggcgcagcagcaacagcagcagcagcagcaactctaTGCCAGTGCCATGCTGCAGCAGCATCCGCATCTGTacttgcaacagcagcagcagcaacagcaactggcGTACAGCGCCATGTTGCAGCAGGGTCAGCCGCAGTTTGTGCTCATGCAGAGGCCCTCGGCGGCCTATTTGCCGCCCTTTCCGCTGGGCTACATGTCCGCTGCGGGGGCGGCGGCAGCCTCGGGAGTAGGCGTGGCACCGGCAGTTGCAGCCGCcggagcggcagcagcagcaacatctgtCTCAGGAGCGAGCAACTCGTCGCTGAGTCAGTCGATGAAGCGGTCGTACGAGAACGCCTTTCAGCAGGAGGCGGCGggagcggcagcggcggccagTGCGGCCAAAAGGGCTTTGAATCGTCAGTCCAGCAATGTCTATTCGTACTTTAATTCTGGGATATAA
- the fus gene encoding RNA-binding protein fusilli isoform X2, with protein MQVPEHVVSLYIATCGQNGSGLGSDEKEIILLVFVLLEVTTGQIVGTKQILVRPDGYFIKDRTISGSSDNSSVTNNTASSPPLAISGDANNGSGAGSNNGSGLENGSEVILPIAEAQAAGKPLSEAIEEFDAYLRSLSLHDTEITLVTDGQLPLRQCLHREASAKDVELPVYYNRFSDLRKEFLRYKSGDLARALVPVKDVKKMLQAPALPMPQSIAEMLGELNSSSVEDNDFYIRESRDMVSVIQTLLQAGHKFAANELVNLVLEPGICSIDDEVDGNCIVRARGLPWQSSDQDIAKFFRGLNVAKGGVALCLSPLGRRNGEALIRFVCQEHRDMALKRHKHHIGPRYIEVYRASGEDFLAIAGGASNEAQAFLSKGAQVIIRMRGLPYDATAKQVLDFFTTGDTAPCHVLDGSEGVLFVKKPDGRATGDAFVLFAQETDAPKALGRHRESIGQRYIELFRSTTAEVQQVLNRSMDPKNYESGGGHSQPPLIAQLPTMQLPLLPQHLITSGTTKNCIRLRGLPYEAMVEHILHFLDDFAKHIIYQGVHMVINAQGQPSGEAFIQMDQEESARLCAQRRHNHYMMFGKKYRYIEVFQCSGDDMNMVLNGGLASPVAQPPPQHLHKQQSLLAATTGMFSSAGQSPTSVAAGTAQSPLGGTHTPHTHSHPTHTHAHVQGHAHGLSAHHGLSSSLPGLSAAASASGLASFMTAAAAAGQPSPSAAHSAVTLTPQGYALNPFSLPPPSTASASATPALLAQQQAQFIAQQSLLVRQQAAAAALAAEHQQQAQQQQQQQQQLYASAMLQQHPHLYLQQQQQQQQLAYSAMLQQGQPQFVLMQRPSAAYLPPFPLGYMSAAGAAAASGVGVAPAVAAAGAAAAATSVSGASNSSLSQSMKRSYENAFQQEAAGAAAAASAAKRALNRQSSNVYSYFNSGI; from the exons ATGCAGGTTCCCGAGCACGTTGTTTCACTGTACATCGCCACTTGCGGCCAAAATGGATCCGGCCTCGGTTCGGATGAGAAGGAGATCATATTGCTGGTCTTTGTCCTCCTGGAGGTAACCACTGGACAG ATCGTGGGCACCAAACAAATACTCGTGCGGCCGGATGGCTACTTCATCAAAGATCGCACCATCTCGGGATCCTCGGACAACTCGAGTGTCACCAACAACACGGCCAGTTCGCCGCCCCTGGCGATTTCCGGGGATGCCAATAATGGCAGTGGAGCCGGAAGCAACAACGGAAGCGGTCTGGAGAACGGATCCGAGGTGATCCTACCCATCGCAGAGGCCCAGGCGGCCGGCAAACCCTTAAGCGAGGCCATCGAAGAG TTCGATGCCTACCTGCGATCTCTGTCGCTCCATGACACGGAGATCACGCTCGTCACGGACGGCCAGCTGCCGTTGAGGCAGTGCCTCCACCGGGAGGCCAGTGCCAAGGACGTGGAGCTGCCGGTCTACTACAACCGCTTCAGCGATCTGCGCAAGGAGTTCCTGCGCTACAAGTCCGGCGACCTTGCCCGCGCCCTCGTCCCCGTCAAGGACGTCAAGAAGATGCTGCAGGCGCCGGCGCTGCCCATGCCTCAGTCCATCGCCGAGATGCTGGGAG AACTCAACAGCTCATCGGTGGAGGACAACGACTTTTACATTCGCGAATCTCGCGACATGGTCTCTGTGATCCAGACCCTGCTGCAGGCAG GTCACAAATTTGCTGCAAACGAATTGGTCAACCTGGTACTGGAACCTGGAATTTG CTCCATTGACGACGAGGTCGACGGCAATTGTATAGTGAGGGCCAGAGGATTACCCTGGCAGAGCAGCGACCAGGACATCGCCAAGTTCTTCCGCGGCCTCAACGTAGCCAA GGGCGGCGTAGCCCTCTGTCTTTCTCCGCTGGGACGTCGCAACGGCGAGGCTCTGATTCGCTTTGTGTGCCAGGAGCATCGCGACATGGCCCTCAAGCGGCACAAGCATCACATCGGACCCCGCTACATCGAGGTGTACCGGGCCTCGGGCGAGGATTTCCTGGCCATCGCCGGCGGAGCCTCCAATGAGGCGCAGGCCTTCCTCTCGAAGGGCGCCCAGGTGATCATCCGGATGCGGGGACTGCCCTACGACGCCACCGCCAAGCAAGTG CTGGACTTCTTCACCACTGGCGACACGGCGCCCTGCCACGTTCTCGACGGGAGCGAGGGCGTTCTGTTCGTCAAGAAGCCCGATGGTCGGGCCACCGGCGACGCCTTTGTGCTCTTCGCCCAGGAGACGGACGCACCGAAGGCGCTGGGCCGGCACCGCGAGTCCATCGGCCAGCGGTACATCGAGCTGTTCCGCTCGACGACGGCCGAGGTGCAGCAGGTGCTCAACCGGTCGATGGACCCCAAGAACTACGAGTCGGGCGGCGGGCACAGCCAGCCGCCGCTGATCGCCCAACTGCCCACGAtgcagctgccgctgctgccgcag CACCTCATCACCTCGGGCACCACTAAGAACTGCATCCGGCTGCGCGGACTGCCCTACGAGGCGATGGTCGAGCACATCCTGCACTTTCTCGACGACTTTGCCAAGCACATAATCTACCAGGGCGTGCATATGGTGATTAATGCGCAG GGTCAGCCTAGCGGAGAGGCCTTCATCCAGATGGACCAGGAGGAGTCGGCTCGTCTGTGCGCCCAGCGCAGGCACAACCACTACATGATGTTTGGCAAGAAGTACCGCTACATCGAGGTGTTCCAGTGCTCCGGCGACGACATGAACATGGTCCTCAACGGCGGACTGGCCTCCCCGGTGGCccagccgccgccgcagcaTCTGCACAAGCAGCAATCCCTGTTGGCCGCCACCACGGGTATGTTCAGTTCGGCGGGTCAATCGCCGACGAGCGTTGCGGCCGGTACCGCTCAGTCGCCGCTCggcggcacacacacaccacacacgCATAGTCACCCAACGCACACACATGCGCATGTTCAGGGCCACGCCCATGGCCTGTCCGCCCACCACGGACTGTCGTCCTCGTTGCCGGGCCTCTCGGCAGCCGCTTCCGCTTCCGGTTTGGCCTCCTTCATGAcggccgctgccgccgctggtCAACCTTCGCCCTCAGCCGCTCATTCGGCTGTGACCTTGACGCCCCAGGGTTACGCCCTCAATCCCTTCTCGCTGCCGCCTCCTTCGACGGCCTCGGCCTCCGCCACGCCCGCCTTGTTGGCCCAACAGCAGGCTCAGTTTATCGCTCAGCAGAGTTTGTTGGTAAGACAACaggctgccgccgctgccttGGCCGCTGAGCATCAGCAAcaggcgcagcagcaacagcagcagcagcagcaactctaTGCCAGTGCCATGCTGCAGCAGCATCCGCATCTGTacttgcaacagcagcagcagcaacagcaactggcGTACAGCGCCATGTTGCAGCAGGGTCAGCCGCAGTTTGTGCTCATGCAGAGGCCCTCGGCGGCCTATTTGCCGCCCTTTCCGCTGGGCTACATGTCCGCTGCGGGGGCGGCGGCAGCCTCGGGAGTAGGCGTGGCACCGGCAGTTGCAGCCGCcggagcggcagcagcagcaacatctgtCTCAGGAGCGAGCAACTCGTCGCTGAGTCAGTCGATGAAGCGGTCGTACGAGAACGCCTTTCAGCAGGAGGCGGCGggagcggcagcggcggccagTGCGGCCAAAAGGGCTTTGAATCGTCAGTCCAGCAATGTCTATTCGTACTTTAATTCTGGGATATAA
- the fus gene encoding RNA-binding protein fusilli isoform X1, with protein sequence MQVPEHVVSLYIATCGQNGSGLGSDEKEIILLVFVLLEVTTGQIVGTKQILVRPDGYFIKDRTISGSSDNSSVTNNTASSPPLAISGDANNGSGAGSNNGSGLENGSEVILPIAEAQAAGKPLSEAIEEFDAYLRSLSLHDTEITLVTDGQLPLRQCLHREASAKDVELPVYYNRFSDLRKEFLRYKSGDLARALVPVKDVKKMLQAPALPMPQSIAEMLGELNSSSVEDNDFYIRESRDMVSVIQTLLQAGHKFAANELVNLVLEPGICSIDDEVDGNCIVRARGLPWQSSDQDIAKFFRGLNVAKGGVALCLSPLGRRNGEALIRFVCQEHRDMALKRHKHHIGPRYIEVYRASGEDFLAIAGGASNEAQAFLSKGAQVIIRMRGLPYDATAKQVLDFFTTGDTAPCHVLDGSEGVLFVKKPDGRATGDAFVLFAQETDAPKALGRHRESIGQRYIELFRSTTAEVQQVLNRSMDPKNYESGGGHSQPPLIAQLPTMQLPLLPQVGAHSLAHSLGASPANLCPPVPPPALPLPTQHLITSGTTKNCIRLRGLPYEAMVEHILHFLDDFAKHIIYQGVHMVINAQGQPSGEAFIQMDQEESARLCAQRRHNHYMMFGKKYRYIEVFQCSGDDMNMVLNGGLASPVAQPPPQHLHKQQSLLAATTGMFSSAGQSPTSVAAGTAQSPLGGTHTPHTHSHPTHTHAHVQGHAHGLSAHHGLSSSLPGLSAAASASGLASFMTAAAAAGQPSPSAAHSAVTLTPQGYALNPFSLPPPSTASASATPALLAQQQAQFIAQQSLLVRQQAAAAALAAEHQQQAQQQQQQQQQLYASAMLQQHPHLYLQQQQQQQQLAYSAMLQQGQPQFVLMQRPSAAYLPPFPLGYMSAAGAAAASGVGVAPAVAAAGAAAAATSVSGASNSSLSQSMKRSYENAFQQEAAGAAAAASAAKRALNRQSSNVYSYFNSGI encoded by the exons ATGCAGGTTCCCGAGCACGTTGTTTCACTGTACATCGCCACTTGCGGCCAAAATGGATCCGGCCTCGGTTCGGATGAGAAGGAGATCATATTGCTGGTCTTTGTCCTCCTGGAGGTAACCACTGGACAG ATCGTGGGCACCAAACAAATACTCGTGCGGCCGGATGGCTACTTCATCAAAGATCGCACCATCTCGGGATCCTCGGACAACTCGAGTGTCACCAACAACACGGCCAGTTCGCCGCCCCTGGCGATTTCCGGGGATGCCAATAATGGCAGTGGAGCCGGAAGCAACAACGGAAGCGGTCTGGAGAACGGATCCGAGGTGATCCTACCCATCGCAGAGGCCCAGGCGGCCGGCAAACCCTTAAGCGAGGCCATCGAAGAG TTCGATGCCTACCTGCGATCTCTGTCGCTCCATGACACGGAGATCACGCTCGTCACGGACGGCCAGCTGCCGTTGAGGCAGTGCCTCCACCGGGAGGCCAGTGCCAAGGACGTGGAGCTGCCGGTCTACTACAACCGCTTCAGCGATCTGCGCAAGGAGTTCCTGCGCTACAAGTCCGGCGACCTTGCCCGCGCCCTCGTCCCCGTCAAGGACGTCAAGAAGATGCTGCAGGCGCCGGCGCTGCCCATGCCTCAGTCCATCGCCGAGATGCTGGGAG AACTCAACAGCTCATCGGTGGAGGACAACGACTTTTACATTCGCGAATCTCGCGACATGGTCTCTGTGATCCAGACCCTGCTGCAGGCAG GTCACAAATTTGCTGCAAACGAATTGGTCAACCTGGTACTGGAACCTGGAATTTG CTCCATTGACGACGAGGTCGACGGCAATTGTATAGTGAGGGCCAGAGGATTACCCTGGCAGAGCAGCGACCAGGACATCGCCAAGTTCTTCCGCGGCCTCAACGTAGCCAA GGGCGGCGTAGCCCTCTGTCTTTCTCCGCTGGGACGTCGCAACGGCGAGGCTCTGATTCGCTTTGTGTGCCAGGAGCATCGCGACATGGCCCTCAAGCGGCACAAGCATCACATCGGACCCCGCTACATCGAGGTGTACCGGGCCTCGGGCGAGGATTTCCTGGCCATCGCCGGCGGAGCCTCCAATGAGGCGCAGGCCTTCCTCTCGAAGGGCGCCCAGGTGATCATCCGGATGCGGGGACTGCCCTACGACGCCACCGCCAAGCAAGTG CTGGACTTCTTCACCACTGGCGACACGGCGCCCTGCCACGTTCTCGACGGGAGCGAGGGCGTTCTGTTCGTCAAGAAGCCCGATGGTCGGGCCACCGGCGACGCCTTTGTGCTCTTCGCCCAGGAGACGGACGCACCGAAGGCGCTGGGCCGGCACCGCGAGTCCATCGGCCAGCGGTACATCGAGCTGTTCCGCTCGACGACGGCCGAGGTGCAGCAGGTGCTCAACCGGTCGATGGACCCCAAGAACTACGAGTCGGGCGGCGGGCACAGCCAGCCGCCGCTGATCGCCCAACTGCCCACGAtgcagctgccgctgctgccgcagGTGGGTGCCCACAGCCTCGCCCACAGCCTCGGAGCCAGCCCCGCTAACCTGTGCCCCCCCGTGCCTCCCcccgctctccctctccccACACAGCACCTCATCACCTCGGGCACCACTAAGAACTGCATCCGGCTGCGCGGACTGCCCTACGAGGCGATGGTCGAGCACATCCTGCACTTTCTCGACGACTTTGCCAAGCACATAATCTACCAGGGCGTGCATATGGTGATTAATGCGCAG GGTCAGCCTAGCGGAGAGGCCTTCATCCAGATGGACCAGGAGGAGTCGGCTCGTCTGTGCGCCCAGCGCAGGCACAACCACTACATGATGTTTGGCAAGAAGTACCGCTACATCGAGGTGTTCCAGTGCTCCGGCGACGACATGAACATGGTCCTCAACGGCGGACTGGCCTCCCCGGTGGCccagccgccgccgcagcaTCTGCACAAGCAGCAATCCCTGTTGGCCGCCACCACGGGTATGTTCAGTTCGGCGGGTCAATCGCCGACGAGCGTTGCGGCCGGTACCGCTCAGTCGCCGCTCggcggcacacacacaccacacacgCATAGTCACCCAACGCACACACATGCGCATGTTCAGGGCCACGCCCATGGCCTGTCCGCCCACCACGGACTGTCGTCCTCGTTGCCGGGCCTCTCGGCAGCCGCTTCCGCTTCCGGTTTGGCCTCCTTCATGAcggccgctgccgccgctggtCAACCTTCGCCCTCAGCCGCTCATTCGGCTGTGACCTTGACGCCCCAGGGTTACGCCCTCAATCCCTTCTCGCTGCCGCCTCCTTCGACGGCCTCGGCCTCCGCCACGCCCGCCTTGTTGGCCCAACAGCAGGCTCAGTTTATCGCTCAGCAGAGTTTGTTGGTAAGACAACaggctgccgccgctgccttGGCCGCTGAGCATCAGCAAcaggcgcagcagcaacagcagcagcagcagcaactctaTGCCAGTGCCATGCTGCAGCAGCATCCGCATCTGTacttgcaacagcagcagcagcaacagcaactggcGTACAGCGCCATGTTGCAGCAGGGTCAGCCGCAGTTTGTGCTCATGCAGAGGCCCTCGGCGGCCTATTTGCCGCCCTTTCCGCTGGGCTACATGTCCGCTGCGGGGGCGGCGGCAGCCTCGGGAGTAGGCGTGGCACCGGCAGTTGCAGCCGCcggagcggcagcagcagcaacatctgtCTCAGGAGCGAGCAACTCGTCGCTGAGTCAGTCGATGAAGCGGTCGTACGAGAACGCCTTTCAGCAGGAGGCGGCGggagcggcagcggcggccagTGCGGCCAAAAGGGCTTTGAATCGTCAGTCCAGCAATGTCTATTCGTACTTTAATTCTGGGATATAA